The following proteins come from a genomic window of Streptomyces sp. NBC_01716:
- the rpsP gene encoding 30S ribosomal protein S16, giving the protein MAVKIKLKRLGKIRSPHYRIIVADSRTRRDGRAIEEIGLYHPVQNPSRIEVDSDRARYWLSVGAQPTEPVLAILKLTGDWQAHKGLPAPAPLLQPEPKADKRALFESLAKDGDEPKGDAITPKAKKADKKADDDAAASAPAAEPTEA; this is encoded by the coding sequence GTGGCAGTCAAGATCAAGCTGAAGCGTCTGGGCAAGATCCGTTCGCCTCACTACCGCATCATCGTCGCCGACTCCCGCACCCGCCGTGACGGCCGGGCCATCGAGGAGATCGGCCTGTACCACCCGGTGCAGAACCCGTCGCGCATCGAGGTCGACTCGGACCGCGCGCGTTACTGGCTGTCCGTCGGCGCCCAGCCGACCGAGCCGGTCCTCGCGATCCTCAAGCTCACGGGCGACTGGCAGGCGCACAAGGGCCTGCCCGCGCCGGCGCCGCTGCTCCAGCCGGAGCCGAAGGCCGACAAGCGTGCCCTCTTCGAGTCCCTCGCCAAGGACGGCGACGAGCCCAAGGGTGACGCCATCACCCCCAAGGCGAAGAAGGCCGACAAGAAGGCGGACGACGACGCCGCTGCTTCGGCGCCCGCCGCTGAGCCGACCGAGGCCTGA
- a CDS encoding methyltransferase domain-containing protein — translation MTRTLVQHGRQQVNAASSDPSKEAGGRARDWAEIQERMLVPLYEAVYERLEVGPGTRLLGLGCGSGLALLIATARGAEVTGVDADQERVALARERLVPDERPVTAHANPSAALGGAAAPGRSVAGPSRTFGGRSQARVLTGGATAVLEAERPVYDVITAFQPIGVAGDDSDGLGPALAEAVPMAGRGTPVVVAGWGPPERCATSGVLRVAGRLTERLRKGGGYRAPLRDDLEDVAARAGLKPDGSGRVSCPFGYAGMESALRGLLSTGAFDEAVRATDQSQVEKEITEALHPHVRRDGTVWMPNVFRYLIARTP, via the coding sequence ATGACTCGTACGCTCGTCCAGCACGGCCGGCAGCAGGTGAATGCCGCCTCGTCAGACCCTTCCAAAGAGGCGGGCGGTCGCGCCCGCGACTGGGCCGAGATCCAGGAACGCATGCTGGTGCCTCTCTACGAGGCGGTGTACGAGCGTTTGGAGGTCGGCCCCGGCACACGGCTGCTGGGCCTCGGCTGCGGCTCGGGGCTGGCGCTGCTGATCGCCACCGCCCGGGGCGCCGAAGTCACCGGCGTGGACGCCGACCAGGAGCGCGTAGCGCTGGCCCGTGAGCGGCTCGTCCCCGACGAGCGCCCCGTGACGGCGCACGCGAACCCGTCCGCGGCGCTCGGAGGCGCCGCAGCGCCGGGAAGATCCGTGGCCGGCCCGTCGAGGACGTTCGGCGGCCGGAGCCAGGCGCGCGTACTGACCGGCGGTGCGACCGCCGTCCTGGAGGCTGAGCGCCCCGTCTACGACGTGATCACGGCGTTCCAGCCCATCGGCGTCGCCGGCGACGATTCGGACGGACTCGGACCCGCACTCGCTGAGGCGGTGCCCATGGCGGGCCGCGGCACTCCCGTGGTCGTCGCCGGCTGGGGCCCGCCGGAGCGCTGCGCGACGTCCGGCGTCCTGCGGGTCGCCGGGCGCCTGACGGAGCGGCTGCGCAAAGGGGGCGGCTACCGAGCGCCGCTCAGGGACGACCTGGAGGACGTGGCGGCGCGGGCCGGACTGAAACCCGACGGTTCGGGGCGCGTGTCCTGCCCGTTCGGCTACGCGGGGATGGAGAGCGCGCTGCGCGGGCTGCTGTCGACCGGCGCGTTCGACGAGGCGGTGCGGGCGACGGATCAGTCTCAGGTGGAGAAGGAGATAACGGAGGCGCTCCACCCGCATGTACGGCGCGACGGCACCGTATGGATGCCGAACGTGTTCCGTTACCTGATCGCGCGCACGCCCTGA
- the yhfZ gene encoding GntR family transcriptional regulator YhfZ: MTGFDERFLTRNGLAAQQLAALLLNHEPDARLPRVRDFAEELGVGNGTVQAALQLLETAGAIRTTARGHLGTFLVDSDRSVLWRLSGLGTLLAAMPLPYSHRYEGLATGLRAAFEQAGAPFAITFMRGAGARTTALVEGKVDLVVLSRFAADRLIDERPVELVADLGPATYVGAHGLLLRQGATLETDGLRVAVDHASEDQRMLAERVFAGRSDIRWVEASYMQLRDLFAHDHVDATLWNLDEVQDRLGAGVHVLPLGDEVTRDLSLRNSSAAIIGRTEGAKALGAVRDSLDLSLITDCQAEVLRGERAPSY, from the coding sequence GTGACCGGCTTCGACGAACGCTTCCTGACCCGCAACGGCCTCGCCGCCCAGCAGCTCGCCGCCCTGCTGCTCAACCATGAGCCGGACGCCCGCCTGCCCCGTGTGCGTGACTTCGCCGAAGAGCTGGGCGTCGGGAACGGCACGGTTCAGGCCGCGCTCCAGCTCCTGGAGACGGCAGGCGCGATCCGTACGACGGCGCGCGGTCACCTCGGTACGTTCCTCGTCGACTCGGACCGTTCGGTCCTCTGGCGGCTCTCGGGGCTCGGCACGCTCCTGGCGGCGATGCCGCTGCCGTACTCGCACCGTTACGAGGGTCTGGCCACCGGACTGCGCGCCGCGTTCGAGCAGGCAGGGGCGCCTTTCGCAATCACGTTCATGCGCGGCGCCGGAGCCCGCACCACCGCTCTGGTCGAGGGCAAGGTCGACTTGGTGGTCCTCTCGCGCTTCGCCGCGGACCGGCTGATCGATGAGCGCCCCGTCGAACTCGTCGCGGACCTCGGACCCGCGACGTACGTCGGGGCGCACGGGCTGCTGCTACGGCAGGGCGCGACCCTGGAGACCGACGGACTGCGCGTCGCCGTCGACCACGCCTCCGAGGACCAGCGGATGCTCGCGGAGCGCGTGTTCGCCGGGCGCTCCGACATCCGGTGGGTCGAGGCGTCGTACATGCAGCTGCGCGATCTGTTCGCGCACGACCATGTCGACGCGACGCTGTGGAACCTCGACGAGGTACAGGACCGACTCGGCGCCGGCGTGCACGTGCTGCCGCTGGGCGACGAGGTGACTCGCGACCTGTCGCTGCGCAACTCGAGCGCCGCGATCATCGGAAGGACCGAGGGGGCGAAGGCACTCGGCGCCGTTCGCGACTCCCTTGACCTGTCACTCATCACCGACTGCCAGGCCGAGGTGCTGCGGGGTGAGCGCGCCCCGTCGTACTGA
- a CDS encoding transcriptional antiterminator — protein MDDQLALRIQLFREGGQVRPEAAAFVTAELDALAAEGRTVTEETAGTLTSHLMMALTRLLNGESIEAFPTDSEIAAELAGHPDAVARARAVSARAASELGAPLPDSEINFLGLHLALLDRNSPPRHET, from the coding sequence ATGGACGACCAGCTCGCTCTGCGCATCCAACTGTTCCGCGAGGGCGGCCAAGTCCGGCCCGAGGCCGCCGCGTTCGTGACGGCCGAGCTGGACGCCCTGGCCGCCGAGGGCCGCACTGTGACCGAAGAGACAGCCGGCACGCTCACCAGCCATCTCATGATGGCTCTTACCAGGCTGCTCAACGGCGAGTCGATCGAGGCATTCCCCACCGACTCCGAGATCGCCGCAGAGCTCGCGGGACACCCGGACGCGGTGGCACGGGCGCGCGCCGTCTCCGCACGCGCGGCCTCGGAACTCGGCGCGCCTCTTCCCGACTCCGAGATCAACTTCCTCGGACTGCATCTCGCCCTGCTCGACCGGAACTCGCCCCCACGGCACGAGACATGA
- a CDS encoding DUF2620 domain-containing protein — translation MTKILTGGVGKAEVTDTVKKLGLDGIEIVASNDMDAAMKLRGGQADYFLGTCHTGAGASLGVLVGLLGKPACHTFGRSVPTEDEVNALLAEGKKVFGFAIDQIDVIAPLMARAIAARG, via the coding sequence ATGACGAAGATCCTCACCGGTGGCGTCGGCAAGGCCGAGGTCACGGACACCGTCAAAAAGCTCGGCCTCGACGGCATCGAGATCGTGGCCTCCAACGACATGGACGCCGCGATGAAGCTCCGCGGCGGCCAGGCCGACTACTTCCTCGGCACCTGCCACACCGGCGCCGGCGCCTCCCTCGGCGTACTGGTCGGACTGCTCGGCAAGCCCGCCTGCCACACCTTCGGCCGCTCCGTTCCCACGGAGGACGAGGTGAACGCCCTGCTGGCGGAAGGCAAAAAGGTCTTCGGCTTCGCCATCGACCAGATCGACGTGATCGCCCCACTCATGGCCCGCGCCATCGCCGCGCGCGGCTGA
- a CDS encoding YhfT family protein: protein MNSVLAASSTDLDFSLAQQLTVIALCALTAFISHMALAVFNDGVRPFMLDFIQGRSTRNATTAVSFGLSAGFIFGLGAPMALSTGVLNPWLVFLPTDILGILSPKKWIAPLLGGAWGAVVVFGLNGANSLAHDLPVDFLTALQQMSTPILFLFTLFPVLAITKQFGRLRGGVAAVVELALVVMTMKVWPDVFPGSIAMAVGVLTLIGFAVNKDLTQRKLERAEAAKAVAAEAVAASELLSDEKAAKASGKNGAADGANDADDPMASLFSASALRLRRYLPLFMLLGAGVCVLAQAHVFGGGEATSFLIAKGDYSEAAQVDFYRAFGFVPLIATTALASGAYGIAGFTFVYPIGYLMPNPFLAAVVGAAVFAVEVLALSAIGRVLGKLPSVRDSSEHLRSAIGDALGLAILFGSLMAANVMGGGLGILIVGGLYLLNESMGRPVVRMAAAPAAVIVGGVLLNILYWLDLFTPIKG from the coding sequence GTGAACAGCGTCCTCGCAGCGAGCTCGACAGACCTCGACTTCTCGCTGGCACAGCAACTGACGGTGATAGCGCTGTGTGCGCTGACCGCGTTCATCTCCCATATGGCACTGGCCGTCTTCAACGACGGCGTGCGGCCCTTCATGCTCGACTTCATACAGGGGCGGTCCACGCGCAACGCCACCACCGCCGTGTCCTTCGGTCTCTCCGCCGGCTTCATCTTCGGTCTCGGCGCCCCGATGGCACTGTCCACCGGTGTGCTCAACCCGTGGCTGGTCTTCCTGCCCACCGACATCCTGGGCATCCTGTCGCCCAAGAAGTGGATCGCGCCGCTGCTCGGTGGGGCGTGGGGCGCCGTGGTCGTGTTCGGCCTCAACGGGGCCAACAGCCTCGCGCACGACCTGCCAGTCGACTTCCTGACCGCGCTCCAGCAGATGTCGACCCCGATCCTGTTCCTCTTCACGCTCTTTCCGGTGCTCGCCATCACCAAGCAGTTCGGGCGGCTACGGGGCGGGGTGGCCGCAGTCGTGGAGCTGGCGCTCGTCGTGATGACGATGAAGGTCTGGCCGGATGTCTTCCCCGGCTCGATCGCGATGGCCGTCGGCGTCCTGACGCTCATCGGCTTCGCGGTCAACAAGGACCTGACGCAGCGGAAGTTGGAGCGGGCGGAGGCCGCGAAGGCTGTCGCGGCGGAGGCGGTGGCGGCCAGCGAGTTGCTCTCAGATGAGAAGGCGGCGAAGGCGTCGGGGAAGAACGGGGCGGCGGACGGCGCGAACGACGCGGACGATCCGATGGCCTCCCTCTTCAGCGCGAGCGCGCTGCGGCTGCGCCGCTATCTGCCGCTGTTCATGCTGCTCGGGGCCGGCGTCTGTGTACTGGCCCAGGCGCATGTGTTCGGCGGCGGCGAGGCGACGAGCTTCCTGATCGCCAAGGGCGACTACTCGGAGGCCGCCCAGGTGGACTTCTACCGGGCGTTCGGCTTCGTACCGCTCATCGCGACGACCGCGCTCGCCTCCGGCGCGTACGGCATCGCGGGCTTCACCTTCGTCTACCCCATCGGCTACCTGATGCCGAACCCCTTCCTCGCCGCCGTCGTCGGCGCGGCGGTCTTCGCCGTCGAGGTACTGGCGCTCTCGGCCATCGGCCGGGTCCTCGGGAAGCTGCCGAGCGTGCGTGACTCCTCCGAGCACCTGCGCAGCGCGATCGGCGACGCGCTGGGGCTCGCGATCCTCTTCGGCTCTCTGATGGCCGCCAACGTCATGGGAGGGGGCCTCGGCATCCTCATCGTCGGCGGGCTGTATCTGCTGAACGAGTCGATGGGCCGCCCCGTGGTGCGGATGGCGGCGGCGCCCGCCGCTGTCATCGTCGGCGGCGTGCTGCTGAACATCCTCTACTGGCTGGATCTGTTCACGCCGATCAAGGGATAG
- a CDS encoding phosphotriesterase family protein yields the protein MQHPDPGDPGTGTGVAQPRRLRTVTGPLAVSAVRGPVLAHEHLVLDLDHAGDGAAVLDADLHRPAVVAELTALREEHGLGLVVELTCRGMGRDPQALARISAESGVPVVAATGWYYEPFHPAELDGASVEELTATLVGEIDDGFGDTGIRPGVLGEIGSHGDSPTGPETRALLAAAHAALATGLSVATHAQLGRGGLAQLELLTGAGLAPHRISLGHQDLLDAPAVHRELAASGAYVAFDTVGKESYQSDTVRLRLLLALLEAGHADRVLLSCDISRHAYLRSEGGQGYGHLFRSFLPRVRAASVNEDLIDLMTRRNPLRFLTGADTKEA from the coding sequence ATGCAGCACCCAGACCCCGGCGACCCCGGCACTGGCACCGGCGTCGCACAGCCGCGCCGGCTGCGCACCGTCACCGGCCCGTTGGCCGTCTCAGCCGTACGGGGCCCCGTACTCGCCCACGAACACCTCGTGCTCGATCTCGACCACGCCGGTGACGGCGCGGCGGTTCTCGACGCGGACCTGCACAGGCCCGCCGTCGTCGCGGAACTGACGGCCCTGCGCGAGGAGCACGGCCTCGGCCTGGTCGTCGAGCTGACCTGCCGGGGCATGGGCCGCGATCCGCAGGCCCTGGCCCGGATCTCCGCGGAGTCGGGGGTGCCGGTGGTGGCCGCCACGGGCTGGTACTACGAGCCGTTCCACCCCGCGGAGCTTGACGGGGCGAGCGTCGAGGAGCTGACCGCGACGCTCGTAGGGGAGATCGACGACGGTTTCGGCGACACCGGGATCCGCCCCGGCGTACTCGGCGAGATCGGCAGCCACGGCGACTCACCGACCGGGCCGGAGACCCGCGCCCTGCTCGCTGCGGCGCACGCCGCGCTCGCCACGGGGCTGTCGGTCGCCACTCACGCACAGCTCGGCCGCGGCGGGCTCGCGCAGTTGGAGCTGCTCACCGGCGCGGGGCTCGCCCCCCACCGGATCTCGCTGGGCCACCAGGACCTGCTCGACGCCCCGGCGGTGCACCGTGAGCTGGCGGCGAGCGGGGCGTATGTCGCCTTCGACACCGTCGGCAAGGAGAGCTACCAGAGCGACACCGTGCGGCTGCGTCTCCTGTTGGCGCTGTTGGAGGCCGGTCACGCCGATCGGGTCCTGCTCAGCTGCGACATCTCCCGGCACGCGTATCTGCGCTCGGAGGGCGGCCAGGGCTACGGGCATCTCTTCCGGTCCTTCCTGCCCCGGGTGCGCGCGGCCAGTGTGAACGAGGACCTGATCGATCTGATGACACGGCGCAATCCGCTCCGGTTCCTGACCGGTGCGGACACGAAGGAGGCCTGA
- a CDS encoding aminotransferase class V-fold PLP-dependent enzyme translates to MPVQLPRTFPLATIPLDDAVRMQFRLLECTAAQFEGQQLFEADAGVVPDLGRPRTTARVEAVLADFFGAEDAALVQGAGTGAIRAALQGAVGPGDQLLIHRAPVYRTTAVTLRGLGVRTVEADFNDAAALRRTLDSGEFGWAYVQHSRQRLADSYDAGDVLAACRAAGVRTIVDDNYAVMRAPSAGVELGADASCFSLFKLHGPEGVGAVVGAADLVERVRADNYSGGGQVQGHQALDALRALTHVPVMWAVQSQVGAEIADRLAAGEVPGVAEVRIANAQDRCLLVRLDRPVARELPAAAARHGAAPYPVGSNSRYEIAPLFYRLSSSSLDDAPELADRTVRINPMRAGADLVIEILRRSLHDLKD, encoded by the coding sequence ATGCCCGTACAACTGCCGCGGACCTTCCCCCTGGCGACGATCCCGCTGGACGACGCGGTCCGCATGCAGTTCCGGCTGCTGGAGTGCACCGCCGCGCAGTTCGAGGGTCAGCAGCTCTTCGAAGCGGACGCGGGCGTGGTGCCGGACCTGGGCCGGCCCCGTACCACCGCGCGGGTCGAGGCGGTGCTGGCGGACTTCTTCGGTGCCGAGGATGCCGCGCTGGTGCAGGGCGCGGGTACGGGCGCCATCCGCGCCGCGCTCCAGGGCGCGGTCGGCCCCGGCGACCAGCTGCTGATCCACCGGGCGCCGGTGTACCGCACGACGGCGGTGACGCTGCGCGGGCTCGGAGTCCGCACCGTCGAGGCGGACTTCAACGACGCCGCGGCGCTGCGCCGGACCCTGGACTCGGGTGAGTTCGGCTGGGCGTACGTCCAGCACAGCCGGCAGCGGCTCGCCGACTCGTACGACGCGGGGGACGTCCTCGCGGCCTGCCGCGCCGCGGGGGTGCGCACGATCGTGGACGACAACTACGCGGTCATGCGCGCCCCGTCGGCCGGTGTGGAGCTGGGCGCCGACGCCTCGTGCTTCTCGCTCTTCAAGCTGCACGGGCCTGAGGGGGTCGGCGCCGTCGTCGGGGCAGCCGACCTCGTGGAGCGTGTGCGCGCCGACAACTACTCGGGCGGCGGCCAAGTGCAGGGTCACCAAGCGCTCGACGCGCTGCGCGCGCTCACCCACGTCCCCGTCATGTGGGCCGTCCAGTCGCAGGTCGGCGCCGAGATCGCGGACCGCCTCGCCGCCGGTGAGGTGCCCGGCGTGGCGGAGGTACGGATCGCCAACGCGCAGGACCGCTGTCTGCTCGTACGCCTCGACCGCCCCGTCGCGCGCGAACTGCCCGCCGCCGCGGCACGCCACGGCGCCGCGCCGTACCCCGTAGGCTCCAACTCCCGCTACGAGATCGCCCCGCTCTTCTACCGGCTGTCCAGCTCGTCCCTCGACGACGCTCCGGAGCTCGCCGACCGGACCGTGCGGATCAACCCCATGCGGGCCGGCGCCGATCTGGTGATCGAGATCCTCCGCCGTTCGCTGCACGACCTGAAGGACTGA
- a CDS encoding alanine racemase, translating to MFLDAILARNPELVDVAVSLHRSGAVPPDTYVIDADTVEANAALLAGEAERLGLSLWFVVKQIGRNPALIRSIARHIPRFAAIDPYEARVLHQAGARAGNVGHLVQIPPRLLPEMLGQRPEAVTVFDLANARAVSDAARQLGFVQDVLVRLEGTDKVYPGQEGGVPLAGLDAFAAAAEAFPGIRIAGVTAFPCVLCDPLTGVPTPTENFQLAITARELLSARGHEGLKLSAPSATSVATLPLLAELGATHGEPGHALTGTTPLHAVDHQQPERPAYVYISEVAHTLADGRPAIHGGGFYPRARIHDALLPRTGLRLPVQDSPAENIDYYRLLQRPTDAADVEVGDTAVLAFRTQIFVTRSTVAVVAGLSTGEPRLTGLYDAQGRAR from the coding sequence GTGTTCCTGGACGCCATCCTGGCCCGCAACCCCGAGCTCGTCGACGTAGCGGTCTCGCTGCACCGCTCCGGCGCCGTACCGCCCGACACATACGTGATCGACGCCGACACCGTGGAGGCCAACGCCGCGCTACTGGCCGGTGAAGCCGAACGGCTCGGCCTGTCGCTCTGGTTCGTGGTCAAACAGATCGGCCGCAATCCGGCGCTGATCCGGTCCATCGCCCGGCACATCCCCCGATTCGCGGCGATCGATCCGTACGAGGCACGGGTGCTGCACCAGGCGGGGGCACGGGCCGGCAACGTGGGCCATCTCGTACAGATCCCGCCCCGTCTGCTGCCCGAGATGCTCGGGCAGCGACCGGAGGCGGTGACGGTCTTCGACCTGGCCAACGCCCGCGCCGTCTCGGACGCCGCCCGGCAGCTGGGCTTCGTCCAGGACGTCCTCGTGCGCCTGGAGGGCACCGACAAGGTCTATCCGGGGCAGGAGGGCGGCGTGCCGCTCGCCGGGCTCGACGCCTTCGCCGCGGCGGCCGAAGCGTTCCCGGGCATCAGGATCGCGGGCGTCACCGCGTTCCCCTGTGTGCTGTGCGACCCGTTGACCGGCGTGCCGACCCCCACGGAGAACTTCCAACTCGCGATCACCGCACGCGAGTTGCTTTCCGCGCGCGGGCACGAGGGCCTGAAGCTCAGCGCTCCCAGCGCCACTTCCGTGGCCACCCTGCCCCTTCTCGCCGAGCTGGGCGCCACGCACGGCGAACCGGGGCACGCCCTGACCGGGACGACCCCACTGCACGCGGTCGACCACCAGCAGCCCGAGCGCCCCGCCTACGTGTACATCAGCGAAGTCGCCCACACCCTCGCCGACGGACGGCCCGCGATCCACGGCGGCGGCTTCTACCCGCGCGCACGCATCCACGACGCCCTGCTGCCGCGCACCGGGCTGCGTCTTCCCGTACAGGACTCGCCCGCGGAGAACATCGACTACTACCGGCTGCTCCAACGCCCCACCGATGCCGCGGACGTTGAGGTCGGGGACACCGCCGTACTCGCCTTCCGCACCCAGATCTTCGTCACCCGCTCGACCGTCGCGGTCGTCGCCGGGCTCTCCACCGGAGAGCCCAGGCTGACCGGCCTGTACGACGCCCAGGGCCGGGCCCGGTAA
- a CDS encoding phosphopentomutase: MSTTVIVVIDGFGVGAMPDAGTLRPGDLTADTCGHVLDHCRAALGRPLRLPALGELGLGLVHPHPDLARRTSRPVAAGRAALGYPGADTFAGHQTMMGADFSRVTVATLAGHLDEVSGALKAAGHLVEPLRGQPLLLVDGAVLVHDNLEADPGINWNASGRLDEQSFDGILSIARTVRAVAPVARVIAVGGHADGPLATYVRDGDGGTVGLDTPATGFYRNGGLQVRHLGVDLDHTRQLPDLAARAGLPVTLVGKAADILACEAAVRRPAVATEEVLEHTLAAVRGGEGGLLVANVQETDLAGHQQDTGRYGSVLEQVDVGLAKLAGLLTGPGDRLIVTADHGNDPTIGHAYHTREYVPVLIHRPDAAGIELLPDAATLADVGATAAAALGLDADALTTGATLLGGPSGRPAGPPQ; encoded by the coding sequence ATGAGCACAACCGTGATCGTCGTCATCGACGGGTTCGGAGTCGGTGCGATGCCGGACGCGGGGACACTGCGGCCCGGCGATCTCACCGCCGACACCTGCGGGCACGTCCTCGACCACTGCCGCGCGGCACTGGGTCGGCCGCTCCGGCTGCCCGCGCTCGGGGAGTTGGGGCTCGGCCTCGTCCATCCGCATCCGGATCTCGCCCGCCGGACCAGCCGCCCCGTCGCCGCAGGGCGGGCAGCCCTCGGCTACCCCGGCGCCGACACCTTCGCCGGACACCAGACCATGATGGGCGCGGACTTCAGCCGGGTGACGGTGGCCACGCTGGCCGGGCATCTCGACGAGGTGAGCGGCGCGCTGAAGGCGGCGGGACACCTTGTCGAGCCCCTGCGGGGGCAGCCGCTGCTGCTCGTCGACGGCGCCGTCCTGGTCCACGACAACCTGGAGGCCGACCCCGGCATCAACTGGAACGCCTCGGGCCGCCTGGACGAGCAGTCCTTCGACGGCATCCTCTCCATCGCCCGCACGGTGCGGGCGGTCGCGCCGGTCGCCCGCGTCATCGCCGTCGGGGGCCACGCGGACGGGCCGCTCGCCACGTACGTACGAGACGGTGACGGCGGCACCGTCGGGCTGGACACGCCGGCCACCGGCTTCTACCGCAACGGCGGGCTCCAGGTACGTCATCTGGGCGTGGACCTCGACCACACCCGGCAGCTGCCCGACCTCGCCGCCCGCGCGGGCCTCCCGGTCACCCTCGTCGGCAAGGCGGCGGACATCCTGGCGTGCGAAGCCGCCGTACGGCGCCCCGCCGTCGCGACGGAGGAGGTGCTGGAACACACCCTGGCGGCGGTACGGGGCGGCGAAGGCGGCCTCCTGGTCGCGAACGTCCAGGAGACCGATCTCGCGGGCCATCAGCAGGACACGGGGCGCTACGGGAGCGTCCTGGAGCAGGTCGACGTGGGGCTCGCCAAGCTGGCGGGGCTGCTCACGGGGCCCGGCGACCGGCTGATCGTCACGGCCGACCACGGCAACGACCCGACGATCGGCCACGCGTATCACACGCGCGAGTACGTCCCCGTCCTGATCCACCGCCCCGACGCCGCGGGGATCGAACTCCTCCCGGACGCCGCGACGTTGGCGGACGTCGGGGCGACGGCCGCGGCGGCCCTCGGCCTGGACGCGGACGCACTCACGACGGGGGCGACGCTCCTCGGCGGGCCGTCAGGCCGCCCGGCGGGGCCGCCGCAGTAG
- the ffh gene encoding signal recognition particle protein, translating into MFDTLSDRLSATFKSLRGKGRLSEADIDATAREIRIALLEADVALPVVRDFTAKVKERSRGEEVSRALNPSQQIIKIVNEELVGILGGETRRLRFAKQPPTVIMLAGLQGAGKTTLAGKLGLWLKGQGHSPLLVACDLQRPNAVNQLAVVAERAGVVVYAPEPGNGVGDPVKVAEDSIKYAKDRVHDVVIVDTAGRLGIDEELMRQAADIRDAVSPDEVLFVVDAMIGQDAVNTAEAFRDGVGFDGVVLSKLDGDARGGAALSIAHVTGKQIMFASNGEKLDDFDAFHPDRMASRILDMGDMLSLIEKAEQTFSQAEAEKMAQKLAKGPKEFTLDDFLAQMEQVRKMGSISKLLGMLPGMGQMKDQISSIDERDVDRTAAIIKSMTPGERHEPTIINGSRRARIAKGSGVEVSAVKNLVERFFEARKMMSKMAQGGGMPGMPGAPGSGGGPGRQKKQQKQAKGKRRSGNPMKRKAEEQAAAARREEAAQAGGAFGLPTAEADKNFELPDEFKKFMG; encoded by the coding sequence GTGTTCGATACCCTCTCCGATCGCCTCTCAGCGACTTTCAAATCCCTCCGCGGCAAGGGGCGGCTGTCCGAGGCGGACATCGACGCCACCGCACGCGAGATCCGTATCGCGCTCCTCGAGGCGGACGTCGCGCTCCCCGTGGTCCGTGACTTCACCGCGAAGGTCAAGGAGCGGTCGCGTGGCGAAGAGGTCTCGCGGGCGCTCAACCCGAGCCAGCAGATCATCAAGATCGTCAACGAGGAGCTCGTAGGTATCCTCGGCGGCGAGACGCGGCGCCTGCGCTTCGCCAAGCAGCCGCCCACCGTGATCATGCTCGCGGGTCTCCAGGGCGCGGGCAAGACGACCCTCGCGGGCAAGCTGGGCCTCTGGCTCAAGGGGCAGGGCCACTCCCCGCTGCTGGTCGCGTGTGACCTTCAGCGCCCCAACGCCGTCAACCAGCTCGCCGTCGTCGCCGAACGCGCGGGCGTCGTCGTGTACGCGCCCGAGCCCGGCAACGGCGTCGGTGACCCGGTCAAGGTCGCCGAGGACTCGATCAAGTACGCGAAGGACAGGGTCCACGACGTCGTCATCGTCGACACCGCCGGCCGTCTCGGCATCGACGAGGAGCTGATGCGCCAGGCCGCGGACATCCGCGACGCCGTCAGCCCCGACGAGGTCCTGTTCGTCGTCGACGCCATGATCGGCCAGGACGCGGTCAACACCGCCGAGGCCTTCCGCGACGGCGTCGGCTTCGACGGCGTCGTGCTGTCCAAGCTCGACGGCGACGCCCGCGGCGGTGCCGCGCTCTCCATCGCGCACGTCACCGGCAAGCAGATCATGTTCGCCTCCAACGGCGAGAAGCTGGACGACTTCGACGCGTTCCACCCGGACCGCATGGCGTCGCGCATCCTCGACATGGGCGACATGCTCAGCCTCATCGAGAAGGCCGAGCAGACCTTCAGCCAGGCCGAGGCCGAGAAGATGGCCCAGAAGCTGGCGAAGGGGCCGAAAGAGTTCACGCTCGACGACTTCCTGGCGCAGATGGAACAGGTCCGGAAGATGGGCTCCATCTCGAAGCTGCTCGGGATGCTGCCCGGCATGGGGCAGATGAAGGACCAGATCAGCAGCATCGACGAGCGGGACGTCGATCGTACGGCGGCGATCATCAAGTCCATGACGCCGGGCGAACGGCACGAGCCGACCATCATTAACGGCTCACGCCGGGCGCGTATCGCCAAGGGTTCCGGCGTCGAGGTCAGCGCCGTGAAAAACCTGGTGGAGCGGTTCTTCGAGGCCCGCAAGATGATGTCGAAGATGGCGCAGGGCGGCGGGATGCCGGGAATGCCGGGCGCTCCGGGTTCGGGCGGCGGACCTGGCCGGCAGAAGAAGCAGCAGAAGCAGGCCAAGGGCAAGCGGCGCTCCGGCAACCCGATGAAGCGCAAGGCCGAGGAGCAGGCCGCCGCGGCGCGGCGCGAGGAGGCGGCGCAGGCGGGTGGCGCGTTCGGCCTGCCGACGGCGGAGGCGGACAAGAACTTCGAACTGCCCGACGAGTTCAAGAAGTTCATGGGCTGA